The DNA segment CCCTGGCGGCGCTGGTGGCCAACCTGGTGGAAGCTGATCTGCTGGTAATTCTCACCGACCGCGATGGCATGTTCGACGCGGATCCGCGTCATAACCCCGATGCCCAGTTGATCTTCGAGGCCCGTGCCGACGATCCGGCACTGGACGCCGTGGCCGGTGGTACCGGTGGCGCCCTGGGGCGCGGCGGTATGCAAACCAAGTTGCGTGCGGCGCGCCTCGCTGCTCGCTCCGGTGCTCACACGGTGATCGTCGGTGGTCGCATCGAGCGGGTGCTCGATCGTCTCAGGTCTGGCGAGCGCCTGGGTACGCTGCTGGCGCCTGAGCGCGGCATGCTGGCCGCGCGCAAGCAGTGGTTGGCTGGCCATCTGCAGACTCGCGGCACGCTTGTGCTGGACGCGGGCGCGGTCAAGGCGCTGCGCCAGGACCGCAAGAGCCTGCTCCCGGTAGGGGTCAAGGCGGTACAGGGCAGCTTCCGTCGCGGCGAGATGGTAGTTTGTGTCGGTCCGGATGGTGCTGAAGTGGCGCGTGGCCTGGCTAACTACAGTGCCCTGGAGGCGCAGAAGATCATTGGCCAGTCGTCTGATCTCATCGAGAAGCTGCTGGGCTATGTAGATGAACCTGAACTGGTGCACCGGGACAACCTGGTCCTGGTCTGAGTCGCGGAGGACGCTATGCGGCTGATCAAGGGAATGGCGGCGGCTCTGCTGGCTCTGCCGCTGCTGGTGGTGGCTGAGGAGATCGGTTCTGTTTCCACGGTGTTCAAGTGGGTAGGGCCGAACGACAAGATCACAGTCGAGGCGTTCGACGATCCCAAGGTGGACGGCGTGACCTGCTACCTGTCGCGGGCAAAGACCGGCGGCGTGACAGGAGGGTTGGGGCTGGCTGAGGATCGCGCCGAAGCCTCGATCGCTTGCCGCCAGGTGGGGGCCATTCGCTTCAATGGCGAACTCAAGGATGGCGAGGAGGTGTTCAAGGAGCGCACCTCGCTGGTGTTCAAAACCATGCAGGTAGTGCGTTTCTTTGACCGCAAGCGCAATACCCTGGTTTACCTGGTGTACAGCGATCGGATAATCGAGGGCAGTCCTCAGAACGCAGTGACTGCTATCCCGATCCTGCCCTGGCCTGGTAAGCCTTGAGTTGACGAAGAAGCCCGGAGACTCTGGGCTTTTCCATGGGGATTGGGTGCTGTAGGGGGGGCGTCACGCTTCACCGACCCACCATCGAGGCTCGGTCGGGCTCCGCTGGTGGATGTGAACAGCGACATCCATCCTACGCTGTTGCGCGACCGCACTCGGGGTAAGCGCACCTGGCTCGTGCTCGCAAAAGGGAGGGGGCGTTAGGTGTGTTTTCTGCAGGCAATAAAAAACCGGCCAGAAGGCCGGTTTTTCGCAAGAACTCAAGCTTAGGCAGCAGCTTGACCGAGCGCCTTGATATGGGCGTTCAGGCGGCTCTTGTGACGAGCAGCTTTGTTCTTGTGGATGATGCCTTTGTCGGCCATGCGGTCGATCACCGGTACAGCGGCGGTGAAAGCGGCTTGGGCCTTCGGCAGGTCTTTGGCGTCGATAGCCTTGACCACGTTCTTGATGTAGGTACGAACCATGGAGCGCAGGCTGGCGTTATGGCTACGACGCTTCTCAGCCTGTTTGGCGCGTTTTTTGGCAGAAGGTGTGTTGGCCACCGTCAAGCTCCTCGAAACTGGGGAATTGAATCAAATTAAGGCCGCGAATCATGCCGATGCGATTTGGCCTTGTCAAGGGTGATCAGGCGGGTCGGGCGACGAGTGTCCGCTTTTCGTGCGGGATGATTTTATCCAGCCCGGACTCTACACTCGGCAGCCTCAGACCGCGCGCCGGCAGTCTACCAGCGCGCGCTGCATTCCAGTCCGGATTCCTGAATGAATTTGCTCAAGTCGCTGGCGGCCGTCAGCTCCATCACCATGCTGTCCCGCGTCCTGGGCTTTGTGCGCGACACCATTGTCGCGCGCTTCTTTGGCGCAGGAATGGCCACCGACGCCTTCTTTGTCGCCTTCAAATTGCCCAACCTGCTGCGCCGGATCTTTGCCGAGGGGGCCTTCTCGCAGGCCTTCGTCCCTATACTGGCCGAGTACAAGACCCAGCATGGCGAAGAGGCGACCCGCACCTTCATCGCCTACGTGTCCGGTCTTTTGACTCTGGTGCTGGCCGCAGTGACCCTGGTGGGCATCCTGGCCGCGCCCTGGGTGATCTGGGTGACCGCGCCGGGTTTTGCCGACACTCCCGAGAAGTTCGCCCTGACCACTGACCTGCTGCGGGTGACTTTTCCGTACATCTTCCTGATCTCGCTGTCGTCGCTGGCTGGAGCCATCCTCAATACCTGGAACCGATACTCAGTGCCGGCTTTCGTGCCGACCCTGCTGAACGTCAGCATGATTGTGTTCGCCCTGTTCCTCACGCCCTATTTCGACCCGCCGATCATGGCGCTAGGTTGGGCGGTGCTGGCGGGCGGCCTTGCACAGTTGCTTTACCAGCTGCCTTCGCTGAAGCGAATCGGCATGCTCGTGCTGCCGCGACTGGACCTGCGCGATACCGGTGTCTGGCGCGTCCTCAAACAAATGGGGCCGGCAATCTTCGGCGTTTCGGTCGGTCAGATTTCGTTGATCATCAACACCATCTTCGCCTCGTTCCTGGCGGCAGGTTCGGTGTCGTGGATGTACTACGCCGACCGCCTGATGGAGCTGCCTTCCGGGGTGCTGGGCGTGGCGCTGGGCACCATCCTGCTGCCGTCCCTGGCCAAGACCTACGCCAGTGATGACCGCCACGCCTACTCGCAGTTGCTCGACTGGGGGCTGCGCCTGTGTTTCCTGCTGGTGCTGCCTTGCTCACTGGCCCTGGCGTTGCTGGCCGAACCCCTGACGGTCGCGTTGTTCCAGTACGGAAAGTTCACCGCCAACGATGCCCTGATGACCCAGCGCGCATTGATTGCCTACGCTGTCGGGCTGCTCGGGATCATCCTGGTGAAAGTGCTGGCGCCCGGCTTCTACGCGCGACAGAACATCCGCACGCCGGTGAGGATTGCGATCTTTACCCTGTTGGCGACCCAGTTGATGAACCTGGCCTTCGTCTTTCCGCTGCGCCATGCCGGACTGGCCCTGGCCATCAGCCTGGCGGCCTGCATGAACGCCGGGTTGCTCTACTGGCAGCTGCGCAAGCAGCAACTGTTCCAGCCGCAACCGGGTTGGCGCGCGTTTCTCGTCAAGCTGGTGCTGGCCGTGCTGGTGATGTGCGCGGTGCTGCTGGGCGTCATGTACCTGCTACCGGCCTGGGATCAGGGCAATATGGCCGAACGCCTGCTGCGCCTGGGGCTGTTGGTCGGGGCCGGCGTGATCGCCTACTTCGGCATGCTGGCCCTGCTGGGTTTCCGTTTGCGGGATTTCGCGCGGCGGGCAGTCTGAGTCGCCAGCACCCGGCGGCCGCTTGTCGTACTGGCAGGCTTGCGCCGCCTGTTGTCCGGCGCTGGCTGTGCGTATAATCGACCACTTTGTGAACAAGACTTGTGCTATGCAGCTGGTTCGAGGCCTACACAACCTGCGGCCCCAACATCGGGGCTGCGTCGCCACCATCGGCAATTTCGACGGCGTGCACCGCGGCCATCAGGCCATTCTCAAGCGGTTGCGCGAGCGTGCGGCTGAGCTGGGTTTGCCCACGTGCGTGGTGATTTTCGAGCCGCAGCCGCGTGAATTCTTTGGCCCGGACACCGCCCCCGTCCGCCTGACGCGCTTGCGTGACAAGCTCGAACTGCTGGCCCGTGAAGGGGTGGACCGCGTGCTCTGTCTGGCCTTCAATCGCCGCCTGCGTGAGCTCAGTGCTGCCGAGTTCGTCCACGCCGTGCTGGTGGAAGGGCTGGGAGCCAGGCACCTGGAAATCGGCGACGATTTCCGCTTCGGTTGCGACCGCGCGGGCGATTTCGAATTTCTCCAGCAAGCCGGCGAGGCCGAAGGTTTCAGCGTCGAAGCCGCGGCCACCGTGGAGCTGGATGGCCTGCGGGTCAGCAGCACCCGCGTACGCCAGGCGCTGGCCGATGGGGATTTCGCCCTTGCCGAACGCCTGCTCGGCCGGCCGTTCACCATCACCGGCCGAGTGCTGCATGGCCAGAAGCTGGGCCGCCAGCTGGGTACCCCGACGGCGAATGTGCAACTCAAGCGCCGCCGGGTTCCGCTCAATGGCGTTTACCTGGTCAGCGTGGAGCTGGACGGCGGGCAACGGCCCGGAGTTGCAAACATCGGCGTGCGCCCCACCGTCAAGGGCGACGGGCGCGCCCACCTGGAGGTCCATCTGCTGGACTATTCCGCCGACCTTTACGACCGGCGGATCAGCGTGACCTTCCACCGCAAGCTGCGCGAAGAGCAGCGTTTTGCCTCTCTGGAGGCATTGAAATCGGCGATCGATGCGGATGTCGCTGCAGCCCGTGCCTATTGGCAGGGTACTCAATCAAATTGAAGAGCCTGGACTGAAATGACCGATTACAAAGCGACCCTGAACCTGCCCGAGACGGCATTCCCGATGAAGGCCGGTCTGCCCCAGCGCGAGCCAGAACTGCTGCAGCGCTGGAACAGCCTCGACCTCTACGGCAAGCTGCGGCAGATGGGTGAAGGTCGCCCGAAGTTCGTCCTGCACGATGGCCCGCCCTACGCCAACGGCAGCATTCACATCGGTCACGCGGTCAACAAGATACTCAAGGACATCATCGTTCGCTCCAAGACCCTGGCGGGTTTTGACGCGCCCTATGTGCCAGGTTGGGACTGCCACGGCCTGCCCATCGAGCACAAGGTCGAGACCACCCACGGCAAGAACCTGCCGGCAGACAAGACGCGCGAGCTGTGCCGTGCCTACGCTGCCGAGCAGGTCGAAGGCCAGAAGGCCGACTTCATTCGCCTGGGCGTATTGGGCGAGTGGGACAACCCCTACAAGACCATGGCGTTCGCCAACGAGGCCGGTGAAATCCGCGCCCTGGCCGAAATGGTCAAACAAGGCTTCGTGTTCAAGGGCTTGAAGCCGGTGAACTGGTGCTTCGATTGCGGTTCCGCCCTGGCTGAGGCTGAAGTCGAATACGCCGACAAGAAGTCCGATGCCATCGACGTCGCCTTCCCGATCGAAGACGCCGACAAGCTCGCCGCCGCCTTCGGCCTGTCGAACCTGGCCAAGCCCGCCGCCATCGTCATCTGGACCACCACCCCCTGGACCATCCCGGCCAACCAGGCGCTGAACGTCCACCCCGAATTCAATTACGCGCTGGTCGACACCGGCGCGCGCCTGCTGGTGCTGGCTGAAGAGCTGGTGGAGTCGTGCCTTTCGCGCTATGGCCTGGAAGGCCAGGTCATCGCCACCGCCAAGGGCGAGGCGCTGGACCAGGTCCGCTTCCGTCACCCCTTCTACGAGCGCCTGTCGCCCGTCTACCTGGCCGAGTACGTCGAGCTGGGGGCCGGTACCGGCATCGTCCACTCCGCGCCGGCCTACGGCGAGGACGACTTCCGTACCTGCAAGCAGTACGGCATGAGCAACGACGACATCCTCAGTCCGGTGCAGAGCAACGGCGTCTATGTCGAGTCGCTGCCGTTCTTCGGCGGCCAGTTCATCTGGAAGGCCAACCCGGCCATCGTCGCCAAGCTGGAAGAAGTGGGCGCGTTGCTCAAGCACGAATCCATCAGCCACAGCTACATGCACTGCTGGCGCCACAAGACTCCGCTGATCTATCGCGCCACGGCCCAGTGGTTCGTCGGCATGGACAAGCAACCGGAGCAGGGCGCCACGCTGCGTGAGCGCGCCCTGGACGCCATCGGCCAGACCGAGTTCATCCCGGCCTGGGGCCAGGCGCGCCTGCACGGCATGATCGCCGGTCGTCCGGACTGGTGCATCTCCCGCCAGCGCAACTGGGGCGTACCGATCCCGTTCTTCCTGCACAAGGCCTCCGGCGACCTGCACCCGCGTACTGTCGAGCTGATGGAACAGGTTGCCCAGCGCGTCGAGCAGCAAGGCATCGAAGCTTGGTTCAAGCTGGATGCCGCCGAACTGCTCGGTGACGAGGCTGGCCAGTACGACAAGATCAGCGACACACTGGACGTCTGGTTCGACTCGGGCACCACGCACTGGCACGTCCTGCGCGGCTCCCACGCCGAACTGGGCCATGCCAGCGGTCCGGCTGCCGACCTCTACCTGGAAGGTTCCGACCAGCACCGTGGCTGGTTCCATTCGTCCTTGCTGACCGGCTGCGCCATCGACGGCCATGCACCTTACCGCCAGCTCCTGACCCACGGTTTCACCGTGGACGAGAGCGGTCGCAAGATGTCCAAGTCCCTGGGCAACGTGATCGCCCCGCAGCAGGTCACCGACAGCCTGGGCGCCGACATCCTGCGCCTGTGGGTATCTGCCACCGACTATTCCGGCGAGATGGCCGTCTCCCAGCAGATCCTCCAGCGCAGCGCCGACGCCTATCGCCGAATCCGCAACACCGCGCGCTTCCTGCTGGCCAACCTGAACGGCTTCGACCCGGTCAAGGACCTGCTGCCCACCGAAGACATGCTGGCCCTGGATCGTTGGGCCGTGGACCGCGCCCTGCTGCTGCAGCGCGAACTGGAAGAGGCCTACGGCGAATACCGCTTCTGGAACGTCTACTCCAAAGTGCACAACTTCTGCGTGCAGGAGCTGGGTGGCTTCTACCTCGACATCATCAAGGACCGCCAGTACACCACCGCCGCCGACAGCGTTGCGCGTCGCTCCTGCCAGACCGCGTTGTTCCACATCGCCGAGGCCCTGGTGCGCTGGATTGCCCCGATCCTGGCCTTCACCGCCGAGGAAATCTGGCAGTACCTGCCGGGCGAGCGCAACGAGTCGGTCATGCTCAACACCTGGTACCAGGGCCTCAGCGAAATGCCGGAAGGCACCGAGCTGGACCGCGAGTTCTGGGAGCAGGTCATGGCCGTCAAGGCGTCGGTCAACAAGGAACTGGAAAACCTGCGCAGCACCAAGGCCATCGGCGGCAACCTGCAAGCTGAAGTCACCCTGTTCGCCGAAGAGGCCCTGGCCGCCCGCCTGGCCAAGCTGGGCAACGAGCTGCGCTTCGTGCTGATTACCTCCGCTGCCGAAGTCCAGCCGCTGGGCAGTGCGCCGGCCGATGCCGTCGAGACCGAGGTTTCTGGCCTCAAGCTGAAGATCAACAAGTCCGCGCACACCAAGTGCGGCCGTTGCTGGCACCACCGCGTTGACGTCGGCCAGTTCGTGAAGCATCCGGACCTGTGCGGCCGTTGCGTGGAAAACATCGAAGGTGCTGGCGAGGTACGTCACTATGCCTAAGGCATATGGCCGCCTCGGCTGGCTCTGGCTGACTGCGCTGGTGTTCGTGCTGGACCAGGCGAGCAAATGGTTCTTCGAGACCGAGCTCAACCTCTACGAGCAGATCGTGGTCATCCCTGACTACTTCAGTTGGACGCTGGCCTACAACACGGGCGCTGCATTCAGCTTCCTGGCCGACAGTTCCGGTTGGCAGCGCTGGCTGTTCGCGACCATCGCCCTGGTGGTCAGTGCTGTGCTGGTGGTCTGGCTGAAGCGCCTGAAACCCGAAGAGACCTGGCTGGCCATTGCGCTGGCCCTGGTCCTGGGCGGGGCGCTGGGCAACCTCTACGACCGCGTGGTGCTTGGCCATGTGGTCGATTTCATCCTGGTGCATTGGCAGCACCGCTGGCGCTTCCCGGCATTCAACCTGGCGGACAGTGCCATCACGGTCGGCGCCGTGATGCTGGCGCTAGATATGTTCAAAGCGAAGAAGTCCGGAGAAACCGCCCATGACTGAACATCGCATAGGGCCGGACATGGAGGTCACCCTGCATTTCGCCATCAAGCTCGACAATGGCGACGTGGTGGACAGCACCTTCGAGAAGAATCCCGCCACCTTCAAGGTGGGTGACGGCAACCTGCTGCCGGGCTTCGAGAGCGTGCTGTTCGGCCTCAAGAGCGGCGACAAGCGCGTGCTCGCCATCGAGCCCGAGCAGGGCTTCGGCCAGTACAATCCGCAGAACGTGCAAGTGATGCCCCGGGGCAACTTCCAGGACATGGAGCTCTCCGAAGGCTTGCTGATCATCTTCAACGATGCGGCCAACGCAGAGCTGCCCGGCGTGGTGAAGATCGTCGACGACACCCACGTAACGATCGACTTCAACCACCCGCTGGCGGGCAAGCCGCTGAGCTTCGAGGTGGAGATCCTGTCGGTGAGGCCAGCCTGATGGGCAGTGGCCCTGTAGAAGCGAGGGGGACGCCGAGTCCTTGCTCGCGATGAAGCGACTAAGGGCCACGAAGGCTGTACGAGGTAACTAACATGCAAATCAAACTCGCCAACCCCCGCGGCTTCTGCGCCGGCGTCGACCGTGCCATCGAGATCGTCAACCGCGCCCTGGAAGTCTTCGGGCCGCCGATCTACGTGCGGCATGAAGTGGTGCACAACAAGTTCGTGGTCGAAGACCTGCGCGCCCGTGGCGCCGTGTTCGTCGAAGAGCTGGATCAGGTGCCGGACAACGTCATCGTCATCTTCAGTGCCCATGGCGTTTCCCAGGCGGTGCGCCAGGAAGCCGTACGCCGTGGCCTCAAGGTATTCGATGCCACCTGCCCGCTGGTGACCAAGGTGCACATGGAAGTCGCGCGCTACAGCCGCGATGGCCGCGAATGCATCCTCATCGGCCACGCCGGCCACCCCGAAGTGGAAGGCACCATGGGCCAGTACGACGCCAGCAATGGCGGTGCCATCTACCTGGTGGAGGACGAGGCCGACGTTGAGCGCCTGGTTGTGCGCAACCCTGATGCGCTGTCGTTCGTGACCCAGACCACGCTGTCCATGGACGACACCAGCCGGGTCATCGACGCACTGCGGACCAAGTTCACCAGCATTGGTGGCCCGCGCAAGGATGACATCTGCTACGCCACCCAGAACCGCCAGGATGCGGTCAAGCAACTCGCTCACGAGAGCGACGTGGTCCTGGTGGTCGGCAGCCCCAACAGCTCTAACTCCAACCGCCTGCGCGAGCTTGCCGAGCGCTTGAACACTCCGGCCTACCTGATCGATGGCGCCGAAGACCTCAGGCGTGAGTGGTTCGACAACGTCCAGCGGGTCGGCATCACCGCCGGCGCCTCGGCACCCGAAGTGCTGGTGCAAGGTGTGATCGAGCAGCTTCGGGAGTGGGGCGCGGAGGTCGCCGTCGAGCTGGATGGCAGGCCGGAGAACGTGACCTTCTCCATGCCGAAGGAATTGCGGGTGGTCAACGTCGGTTGACACTACCCATCCCATCCCATCCGAATCCGGAGGCGGGTGTGAGTCAGCAGCTGCCAGGCCTCTTCTTGACGCTGCGTACCCTGCCCGTTGCGTTCAGTACCAATTGCCTGATCGGCAGCCGGCCATCGGCATGGCAAAGCGTCAATGTGCCGGCTTGGAAGGCGCCGCCTATCAAAGATGTTCGGCCCATCGGCGTGTAACGCACATAACGCCGTACTGGTGAATTGCCCTTGATGATTAACCCTTCCGGTTGTGGGCCGACCTGCCTCAGCACGGGTTCGTCGTAGTCCCATCGACCATTGCCGTTCTGATCGGCGTAGATCAGCCACCCTGTTGACCAGTTTCCGTCCTGGTTATCGACGAGCACCGCGACCCTCCGTGTTACTGATGCTTGGCGCGCATAGGCAAAGCTCGTGATCAGTGCCTGATTGGCGGCAGTCAATTCCTGTGCGCGGATGAGCTGGCTGAGCTTCGGAACTCCAAGGCTGATGCACAGCGCGACAAGTGTCAGTACGACCAATGCTTCGATGAGGGTGAATCCGTGAGCGGTTCTGGCCATGGCATCCTTGCCCTTGTTGAGAATCCAGGGGGTATCGGCCTGTCGTCCCCGCCCTTTGCCCGCCCGTCGCCGACAAAAGGACCAGGGTCAGGCCTGGCTTGTAAGCTTCTGGAATTGAAGGGATTTCTCAAGATCACCAGATCGACGATGGAATAGGGAAAACTCCGGAAATTGGCGGCAGATCACTTCGCGACATAAAGGAATGACGCATGCTGTATGTGTGAATGTGCTAGGGAAGCATGTGTAAAGCGCGCATTACACCGCTGGTGGCGGGTTCCCGTTGTGCGCAGTGAGACTGAGACGAGAGTCGGGTGAAGTTGCGACAGCAGTCGGAGGGTGGACAATGGTGGCAACTGAAGGGATCTCAGCTGAATCAGGGATCATGAAGTCGAATCAGGCACTCCTCCGGTCGTCAATCCAAGAAGGTGGTTCAGTGGGCAGAACGAAGCAGCGTGGCTTTACCCTCATAGAACTCATGATCACGGTTGCGATAGTCGGCATCCTGGCGGCAATCGCCTATCCGAGTTACCAGCAATATGTGATTCGCGGTAATCGTGCGGCTGCACAGGCGCAGATGATGGATATCGCCAATCGCCAGCAGCAGTACTTCCTTGCCAATCGTACGTATGCGACCAAGGAGCAACTAGGTTATAGCCTTGAGAGCGACCTGGTCGGCAAGTACACCGATAGCATCACTTTGGGCTCCGGTTCCGTCCCCAGCTTCACCATCACCTTCACTGCGGCTGGGTTGCAGGCGAGCGATGGCAACTTGACCCTCAATAATGAGGGGGTCAAGAACCCTCCGGCCAAGTGGTAGGTGCAATGAATCCTTCATTGTTGTTGACCCCCCAGCGTGGCCTGACCCTTATTGAGGTGCTGGTCACTATCCTCATCCTGTCCATCGGGCTGCTCGGCATGGCGGGCCTTCAGGCCCGGCTGCAGCAGTCCGAAATGGAGGCGTACCAGCGTGCACAGGCCTTGCTGCTGCTCGATGATATGGCCAACCGCATTGCCGCCAATCGCAACGCGGCAGTGAGTTATGTCACCGGAACGACTGCCCCATTGGGCGCCGGAATGACCTGCGCAAGCGTGACGTCGACTTCGTCCCGGAGAGACCGGGACATTAGCGAATGGTGTAATACCCTACAGGGCGTGGCGGAGGCTAGCGGTACGGCCAGGGTCGGATCGATGGTCGGGGCGAGGGGATGCGTGGAGTCCATAGGCAGCAACCAGTATCTGGTGACGGTTGCCTGGCAAGGGCTTACACCGATCTCGGCGCCGCCGTCAGGTGTGGCGTGCGGGGCTAACAGCTATAACGGCGTGACCGGGTCTGTCTGTGCGAATGACCTCTGTCGACGTGTGGTAACCACCATTGTGCGTGTCGCGAACCTATGAATGACATGAGCATCGCTTTCCGCGGCCTTGCGTCGGGAGCTTGTGGTCGCAACCGGCAGTCGGGATTCAGCCTGGTCGAGCTGATGATCGCGGCCGTCATCAGTCTGCTGATAATGGCGGCGGTCCTGACGCTTTTCCTGGATGTGTCGAGGACCAACGATGAAATGGCCAAAACCAACGCGCAGATCGAGAATGGCCGGTTTGCGTTGCAGCTGCTCCAGGAGGATCTGGCTCATGCAGGATTCTGGAGTGGCTATGTCCCCGAGTTCGATGACCTGAGCAACAGTGGAGTGCCTACCGACGTTCCCGACGCGGTACCCGGCCCCTGCTCCTGGACCTCCGCCGATAACGCGAATCTGTTGGGCATCGCCGTGCAGGTGTATGACGGCGTGCCGCCTGGCTGCGCCGGGATAGTCACAAACAAGAAGGCCGATACTGACGTGCTGGTGGTGCGGCATGCTGAAACCTGTCGTCCTGGCGTTGGCAACTGCGAGGCCGAGCTATCCGGAAAACTCTACTTCCAGTCGTCATTCTGCGCGGATGACGCGGCCCGCTACGTGCTGGGCACCAGTGGCTTCACCATGAGGAAAAGGGACTGCATTACGCTTGCGGACAAGCGCAAGTTTGTCTCGAACCTCTATTACATCCGCGATTATTCGGTGACTGTAGGGGATGGCATACCGACGCTCATGCGCTCGACTTTCGGCGCGGGTGCTGCGCCGGGGGCGGCGGAGGCCCTGATCGAAGGCATCGAAGGCTTCCGTGTCGAACTGGGTATCGACAGTGTCGGCGATGGTGGCGTGGCCAATAATTACGGCGAAGCCATCAATTTCGCCCTGAATGTCCAGGGCAACGTAGACCGTTCGCGGCCGATCAACCGGGGCAACGGGGCTGCAGACGGCGACTTCGTGCGCTGTCCGGCCGCAGGTTGCACGGTAGACCAACTCATTGATGTGGTTACGGTCAAGGTCTTCCTGCTGGTGCGTGGCGTTCAGCCCTCGCCGGGTTACAGCGACAGCAAGAGCTATGCCTTGGGTGCAGCCAATCCGGCGGCGGAGATCATCGGCAGCAACTACAAGCGTCACGTCTATTCCACGACTGCTCGCCTGGTTAACGTCTCGGGTCGGAGGGAAACTCCATGATCATGAGGGCTCCGCACCGCGATCAACAGGGTGCGACGCTGGTCGTCGGGCTGATCATGCTGCTGATGCTTACCCTCCTGGTTGGCAGTGCGTTCACCATGAGTGGTAGCAGCCTCAGGTCGGTGGGCAACATGCAGGCTCGAGACGAGGCGCTCGCCGCTGCCAACATCGCGATCGAACAGATAGTGAGTTCTCCGTTCACCGATGCGCCGGCGGCCGAGTCGATCAACGTGGACATTAATAATGACGGTACCACCGACTACACGGTGAACATCGCCACCCCAGTCTGCATGAGCGAAGCCGAGCTTCCCGTCGCGACTGAGGAGCAGCTAAGCGGCCT comes from the Pseudomonas sp. TCU-HL1 genome and includes:
- the proB gene encoding glutamate 5-kinase; its protein translation is MRDKVTGARRWVVKIGSALLTADGRGLDRAAMAVWVEQMVALRDAGVELVLVSSGAVAAGMSRLGWNSRPSAVHELQAAAAVGQMGLVQAWESSFAEHARHTAQILLTHDDLSDRKRYLNARSTLRTLVELGAIPVINENDTVVTDEIRFGDNDTLAALVANLVEADLLVILTDRDGMFDADPRHNPDAQLIFEARADDPALDAVAGGTGGALGRGGMQTKLRAARLAARSGAHTVIVGGRIERVLDRLRSGERLGTLLAPERGMLAARKQWLAGHLQTRGTLVLDAGAVKALRQDRKSLLPVGVKAVQGSFRRGEMVVCVGPDGAEVARGLANYSALEAQKIIGQSSDLIEKLLGYVDEPELVHRDNLVLV
- a CDS encoding CreA family protein, translated to MRLIKGMAAALLALPLLVVAEEIGSVSTVFKWVGPNDKITVEAFDDPKVDGVTCYLSRAKTGGVTGGLGLAEDRAEASIACRQVGAIRFNGELKDGEEVFKERTSLVFKTMQVVRFFDRKRNTLVYLVYSDRIIEGSPQNAVTAIPILPWPGKP
- the rpsT gene encoding 30S ribosomal protein S20, with protein sequence MANTPSAKKRAKQAEKRRSHNASLRSMVRTYIKNVVKAIDAKDLPKAQAAFTAAVPVIDRMADKGIIHKNKAARHKSRLNAHIKALGQAAA
- the murJ gene encoding murein biosynthesis integral membrane protein MurJ produces the protein MNLLKSLAAVSSITMLSRVLGFVRDTIVARFFGAGMATDAFFVAFKLPNLLRRIFAEGAFSQAFVPILAEYKTQHGEEATRTFIAYVSGLLTLVLAAVTLVGILAAPWVIWVTAPGFADTPEKFALTTDLLRVTFPYIFLISLSSLAGAILNTWNRYSVPAFVPTLLNVSMIVFALFLTPYFDPPIMALGWAVLAGGLAQLLYQLPSLKRIGMLVLPRLDLRDTGVWRVLKQMGPAIFGVSVGQISLIINTIFASFLAAGSVSWMYYADRLMELPSGVLGVALGTILLPSLAKTYASDDRHAYSQLLDWGLRLCFLLVLPCSLALALLAEPLTVALFQYGKFTANDALMTQRALIAYAVGLLGIILVKVLAPGFYARQNIRTPVRIAIFTLLATQLMNLAFVFPLRHAGLALAISLAACMNAGLLYWQLRKQQLFQPQPGWRAFLVKLVLAVLVMCAVLLGVMYLLPAWDQGNMAERLLRLGLLVGAGVIAYFGMLALLGFRLRDFARRAV
- the ribF gene encoding bifunctional riboflavin kinase/FAD synthetase; translated protein: MQLVRGLHNLRPQHRGCVATIGNFDGVHRGHQAILKRLRERAAELGLPTCVVIFEPQPREFFGPDTAPVRLTRLRDKLELLAREGVDRVLCLAFNRRLRELSAAEFVHAVLVEGLGARHLEIGDDFRFGCDRAGDFEFLQQAGEAEGFSVEAAATVELDGLRVSSTRVRQALADGDFALAERLLGRPFTITGRVLHGQKLGRQLGTPTANVQLKRRRVPLNGVYLVSVELDGGQRPGVANIGVRPTVKGDGRAHLEVHLLDYSADLYDRRISVTFHRKLREEQRFASLEALKSAIDADVAAARAYWQGTQSN
- the ileS gene encoding isoleucine--tRNA ligase, with protein sequence MTDYKATLNLPETAFPMKAGLPQREPELLQRWNSLDLYGKLRQMGEGRPKFVLHDGPPYANGSIHIGHAVNKILKDIIVRSKTLAGFDAPYVPGWDCHGLPIEHKVETTHGKNLPADKTRELCRAYAAEQVEGQKADFIRLGVLGEWDNPYKTMAFANEAGEIRALAEMVKQGFVFKGLKPVNWCFDCGSALAEAEVEYADKKSDAIDVAFPIEDADKLAAAFGLSNLAKPAAIVIWTTTPWTIPANQALNVHPEFNYALVDTGARLLVLAEELVESCLSRYGLEGQVIATAKGEALDQVRFRHPFYERLSPVYLAEYVELGAGTGIVHSAPAYGEDDFRTCKQYGMSNDDILSPVQSNGVYVESLPFFGGQFIWKANPAIVAKLEEVGALLKHESISHSYMHCWRHKTPLIYRATAQWFVGMDKQPEQGATLRERALDAIGQTEFIPAWGQARLHGMIAGRPDWCISRQRNWGVPIPFFLHKASGDLHPRTVELMEQVAQRVEQQGIEAWFKLDAAELLGDEAGQYDKISDTLDVWFDSGTTHWHVLRGSHAELGHASGPAADLYLEGSDQHRGWFHSSLLTGCAIDGHAPYRQLLTHGFTVDESGRKMSKSLGNVIAPQQVTDSLGADILRLWVSATDYSGEMAVSQQILQRSADAYRRIRNTARFLLANLNGFDPVKDLLPTEDMLALDRWAVDRALLLQRELEEAYGEYRFWNVYSKVHNFCVQELGGFYLDIIKDRQYTTAADSVARRSCQTALFHIAEALVRWIAPILAFTAEEIWQYLPGERNESVMLNTWYQGLSEMPEGTELDREFWEQVMAVKASVNKELENLRSTKAIGGNLQAEVTLFAEEALAARLAKLGNELRFVLITSAAEVQPLGSAPADAVETEVSGLKLKINKSAHTKCGRCWHHRVDVGQFVKHPDLCGRCVENIEGAGEVRHYA
- the lspA gene encoding signal peptidase II gives rise to the protein MPKAYGRLGWLWLTALVFVLDQASKWFFETELNLYEQIVVIPDYFSWTLAYNTGAAFSFLADSSGWQRWLFATIALVVSAVLVVWLKRLKPEETWLAIALALVLGGALGNLYDRVVLGHVVDFILVHWQHRWRFPAFNLADSAITVGAVMLALDMFKAKKSGETAHD
- a CDS encoding FKBP-type peptidyl-prolyl cis-trans isomerase; the protein is MTEHRIGPDMEVTLHFAIKLDNGDVVDSTFEKNPATFKVGDGNLLPGFESVLFGLKSGDKRVLAIEPEQGFGQYNPQNVQVMPRGNFQDMELSEGLLIIFNDAANAELPGVVKIVDDTHVTIDFNHPLAGKPLSFEVEILSVRPA